A segment of the Candidatus Poribacteria bacterium genome:
CATCCTCCGATACGTCCCCAATCACGTCGAGCGGCTCATCGAGCCGTTCTGCGGTTCCGCCGCCGTGAGCCTCGCCGTCGCAGCGCGGTTCCCGGAGGTCGATCTGCTCCTCAACGACAGCCATCCGGCGCTCATGGCGCTCTGGGAAGCCGTGATGACCTCTCCGAGCGAGCTCGCAGCGGCATACGAACGCCACTGGACAGCCCAGCAGGGACGGGAACAGGACTACTACATCGGCGTTCGGCAAGCGTTCAACAGCGACCCGACGGCAGATCGACTGCTCTTTCTGCTGGCGCGGTGCGCGAAGGCGGCGGTTCGGTACAACCGCGACGGCGCGTTCAACCAGAGCGCGGACCAGCGCCGCAAAGGAGCCCGACCGTCGACGACGCGGCGCCGCATCGACTGCGTCTCGGCGCTCCTGCGCGGGCGCGTTCGGCTCTCGTGCGCGGACTACGCGGACATCGTGCGCGAGGCGGGACCGAACGATGTCGTCTACATGGATCCGCCGTACCAGGGTGCGCGGGGAGCGAGTTCGCGGTACGAACCTGGGTTCGATCACGAGCGGTTCTGCGTCGCGCTCCGCGCGCTGAACGATGCGGGAACCGCCTATCTGGTGAGCTACGACGGGCCCGCGCACGGCAGTCGCCTGCCGGATGACCTCGACCTAACGTGCGTGCGGCTGCGCGCGGGTCGTTCGGCGCAGGGAACTCTCCTCGGACGGAGTGTGGAGACGGTCGAGTCGCTCTACGTATCGCGGTCGGTTGCGCGGCGCTTGGGGTTGCCCTAGTGGCGATGACCATCACGATGGCAGACCGCTAAGCGGATCTCTTGGGCTTACGTTCGAGCGTTTCGCGGGACCCGTCGAGGCGGAGCCACACGGCTTCGGCGCGTACGCGTTCTGCGTAGCGGCTCTCGACGGCGTCGGCACAGCCGAGCACGAGTTCCGGCGTCGCCCCCGCGAGGCAGTCCTCGTGTCCCGTCAGGACGATGCGAGTCACACGGTGACTCTTCACGGCGATGTCGAGCTCGCGCTCGAACCGGTCGAAGAAGCCGCCGCCGCCGGCAATCGAGACGCGGTCAAAGCTACCGTAGCGGATGCCGGAGGCGCGCCGGCCGTAGCGGATGCCGGAGGCGCGCCGGAGCCATTCGACGGCTTCCTGGATGCGCGGATCAATGCAATGGACAAGGCAGACTAGCTCCCCGAGGCCCCGCATGGACGATCCCTTGGGTGGTTAGTCGCTCCGCCGTCCGAGGAGCCCCATCCGCATCAGCAGGTAGAGGATTGTCAGCAGCGATTGGATCGCCGCCGCGACGTAGGTGAGCGCCGCCGCGTTGAGGACGCGCCGCGTTCCGACGATCTCGTCGCCGCGGACGATGCCCAGCCTGCCCACTTCGGCAATGGCGCGGCGGCTCGCGTCGAACTCCACCGGCAGCGTGACGAGTTGGAAGACGGCGATCCCGGCGAAGGCGATCAAGCCGATCATCGCCAGCTCGAATACGCTGAAGAAGAGCCCGATGAAGAAGAGCGGAGCCCAAAGAAACGAGCCGATCTGGACCGCTGGCACGATCGCTGTGCGCAGTGCGAGGGGGCCGTAGCCGTGCGCGTGCTGGATCGCGTGCCCGACTTCGTGGGCGGCGATGCCAACCGACGCCGCCGACGTGCTCTGGTAGACATCAGGCGACAGGCGCAGGACCTTCTTGGTCGGGTCGTAGTGGTCGGACAGGAACCCCTGAACCTGCTCGACGCGCACATCCGAGATGCCATTGGCGCGGAGGATCTCCCGCGCCGCTTCGGCGCCTGACATGCCCGAGGACGTGCGGACCCGGCTGTACTTGTTGAACGCCGACTTCACGCGGAACTGCGCCCAGAGCATCAGTACGAGTGCCGGGCTCAGGAAGAGGAAGTAGAGAGGATCGAAACCGAACATCGTTGGACTCCTTGCCGTCCGATCACTCGACGCGACCTGTCGTCGACGGGCGCGCGTCTCAACCCGCTGCGGCGAGCGTCGGCTCCTCGACGCTGTACCGCAAGATCGTGCCCCACTCGCCCGATATCCATCCCGCTTCGTCCGACACGAAGGAGATATGCGTCAGGCTCACGTGGGTTCCGCTCTGGCGCTTCTGCCACGTATCTCCGCCGTCCCGCGTCTCCAGAATGACGCCGGAGCCCCCGACCGCCCAGCCGTGCGTGTCCGACGTGAACGCGATGTCGTAGAGCGGAACATCGACCCCGGACGGCTGCGCCGACCACGTCTCTCCGCCGTCGATCGTCTGCCAGATGCCACCGTCGGCGCTGACGACCCAACCCACGCGCGCGCTTCGGAACGCCGCTCCTAGAATCCAGATGTCGCCTGGGCCCTTCTGCTCGGCCCATGTCTGCCCGCCGTCGGTCGTCCGGTAGACGGTTCCGCCGTCGCCGGTGACCCATCCGGTGCGCCCGTCGACGAAGTCGACGTCGAAGAGATCACGCGTCGTACCGGGCGACCGATCCGTCCAGGTCTGTCCGCCGTCCGTCGTGGAGATGACCGTGCCGCCGGCTCCCGCCGCCCAACCGACGCGCTCGTTGAGGAACTGAACCGCGAGGAGCGTCGCTCGTACCGGCGTTTCGAGCACCGTCCAGCTCTCGCCGCCGTCCTTAGTATGCACGATCGTGCCCCACTCGGCGACCCCCCAGCCGTGCTTCCTGTTGACGAAGTCCACCGCGCCGAAGCACTCCATCGTCGCGCTGTTCTGTGCTGCCCACGTCCTGCCGCCGTCGCGCGTGGCGAGGATTTCGCCCCGATCGCCCGCCGTCCATCCGCGCTTGGTGTCGGCGAACGATATTCCCGACAAGAGGGTTCCCGTGGCGGACTGTTCGTCCCAGGTCGTTCCACCGTCTTGGGTGTGCAGGATCGTCCCGAACTCGCCGACAACCCAACCCTCCGTAGGGCTCACGAACGAAGCGCCCAGCAGCACCGGATGTCCGCCCTGAATGTTGAGAGGACCTCCAAGCTGATGCGTCCAGGTCGCGCCGCCGTCGATGGAGTGCAGGACGGTTCCCATGTCGCCGACGATCCATGCGTTCTTGGGATCGCCGAAGTCGATGTCGTAGAGCATGAACGAGTGGAGCGGCTCGTCGGCAGACCCCCGCACCTGTCCGTAGACGTTCTCATGGCGTTCGTTGGAGCCGTCGGTGAGGTTCGTCCAGGTGTCTCCCCCGTCGACGGTTGCCAGGATCGCGCGCCGGTCGCCGATCGCCCAGCCCTTCTTCGCGTCTGCGAAGAAGAGCCGGGCGATCTCGATGGCTCCGCCTGCCGCAGCGCGCGTCGGTTGGAGCGACCAACTCTTGCCGCCGTCGGTCGTCCGGTACACGTCGCCGGAGTAGGACGCGATCCATCCCCGGTTCGGATCGATGAAGGTTATGGCGCGGAAGGACTCGTAGCCCAGACCTTGTGCCATGGTGTTCCACGAGGCGCCGCCGTCGGTCGAGCGCAGGACGACTGCGTGGTCTCCCACCACCCACAGGTCGGCGGGCGGGACGACCGCCAGATCGAACAGGGCTTCGTCGGTCCCGATGTCGCGCTTCTTCCAGGTGGTTCCGCCGTCGTCGGTTGCCAGGAGCACGCCCTGGTCGCCGATGGACCATCCGCGTCGCGCATCGACGAACAGGACGCGGCGCAGGGGTCCGTAGTAGCCGCTCTGCTGAGCCGTCCATGTGGCTCCGCCGTCGTCCGTATGGACGATCA
Coding sequences within it:
- a CDS encoding DNA adenine methylase, giving the protein ILRYVPNHVERLIEPFCGSAAVSLAVAARFPEVDLLLNDSHPALMALWEAVMTSPSELAAAYERHWTAQQGREQDYYIGVRQAFNSDPTADRLLFLLARCAKAAVRYNRDGAFNQSADQRRKGARPSTTRRRIDCVSALLRGRVRLSCADYADIVREAGPNDVVYMDPPYQGARGASSRYEPGFDHERFCVALRALNDAGTAYLVSYDGPAHGSRLPDDLDLTCVRLRAGRSAQGTLLGRSVETVESLYVSRSVARRLGLP
- a CDS encoding zinc metallopeptidase, which codes for MFGFDPLYFLFLSPALVLMLWAQFRVKSAFNKYSRVRTSSGMSGAEAAREILRANGISDVRVEQVQGFLSDHYDPTKKVLRLSPDVYQSTSAASVGIAAHEVGHAIQHAHGYGPLALRTAIVPAVQIGSFLWAPLFFIGLFFSVFELAMIGLIAFAGIAVFQLVTLPVEFDASRRAIAEVGRLGIVRGDEIVGTRRVLNAAALTYVAAAIQSLLTILYLLMRMGLLGRRSD